From Bosea sp. NBC_00550, the proteins below share one genomic window:
- the rpiB gene encoding ribose 5-phosphate isomerase B translates to MRLVIGSDHAGWSLKQHVIDHIKSLGHEVVDVGSHDDKPVDFPDIAREVARKVTSGEAERGIMVCGTGVGASIAANKMKGIRAAVCHDIHSAHQSVEHDDVNVMCIGAKIVGPWLASDLISSYLSAEFSTDEDFRRRVEKLHQMDAEG, encoded by the coding sequence ATGCGTCTCGTCATCGGCTCCGACCATGCCGGCTGGTCCCTCAAGCAGCACGTCATCGACCACATCAAATCGCTGGGTCATGAGGTCGTCGATGTCGGCTCCCATGACGACAAGCCGGTCGATTTCCCCGATATCGCCCGCGAGGTCGCCCGCAAGGTCACCTCCGGAGAGGCCGAGCGCGGCATCATGGTCTGCGGCACCGGCGTCGGCGCTTCGATCGCCGCAAACAAGATGAAGGGCATCCGCGCCGCCGTCTGCCACGACATCCACTCCGCCCATCAGAGCGTCGAGCATGACGACGTCAACGTGATGTGCATCGGCGCCAAGATCGTCGGTCCCTGGCTCGCCAGCGACCTGATTTCGTCCTATCTCTCGGCCGAATTCTCGACCGACGAGGACTTCCGCCGCCGCGTCGAGAAGCTGCATCAGATGGATGCCGAAGGCTGA
- a CDS encoding transporter substrate-binding domain-containing protein, whose protein sequence is MKRFLAIAVLGTTALVGAGQAARADMLDDITKAGKIRIATDLAIPPSGMIDGAMKPTGSDVETAELLAKDWGLQLEFVQTTGATRIPNVQTNKADIIISTLSVTPDRAKVIDFSKPYAALQSVVGCLKSLDVKGWDDLKGKTIAVSRGTTQDTTLTNMKERDLKLARFEDDATMVTAAISGQADCVATSATIVSQIGVKAPVRAFEPKVSITNFDLAIGVKKGEPKLLEKLDAWVEQNLKNGKLNAIYKKFHGTELPANMRG, encoded by the coding sequence ATGAAACGTTTTCTCGCCATCGCCGTGCTCGGCACGACGGCTCTCGTCGGCGCCGGCCAGGCCGCCCGCGCCGACATGCTCGACGACATCACCAAGGCCGGCAAGATCCGCATCGCGACCGATCTGGCGATCCCGCCCTCGGGCATGATCGACGGCGCCATGAAGCCGACGGGCTCGGATGTCGAGACCGCCGAACTGCTCGCCAAGGATTGGGGCCTGCAGCTCGAATTCGTGCAGACCACGGGTGCCACACGCATCCCCAACGTCCAGACCAACAAGGCCGACATCATCATCTCGACGCTGTCGGTCACGCCGGATCGCGCCAAGGTCATCGACTTCTCCAAGCCCTATGCGGCGCTGCAATCGGTCGTCGGCTGCCTGAAGTCGCTCGATGTGAAGGGCTGGGACGACCTGAAGGGCAAGACGATCGCCGTCTCGCGCGGCACCACGCAGGACACGACCCTGACCAACATGAAGGAGCGCGACCTCAAGCTCGCCCGGTTCGAGGACGACGCGACGATGGTCACGGCCGCCATCTCCGGCCAGGCCGACTGCGTCGCGACCTCGGCGACGATCGTCTCGCAGATCGGCGTCAAGGCGCCGGTGCGCGCCTTCGAGCCCAAGGTCTCGATCACCAATTTCGACCTCGCCATCGGCGTGAAGAAGGGCGAGCCCAAGCTGCTGGAGAAGCTCGACGCCTGGGTCGAGCAGAACCTCAAGAACGGCAAGCTCAACGCGATCTACAAGAAGTTCCACGGCACCGAGCTGCCCGCGAACATGCGCGGCTGA
- a CDS encoding amino acid ABC transporter ATP-binding protein, with product MSQERPIIERPTAERPIVVLDKVHKSFGPLKVLDGVSFTVARGDVLVLIGRSGSGKSTALRCIDRFEKIDSGEIRVCEHRVDAADIDLRALRQDVGIVFQSYNLFPHLTIEQNITLAPVSVKGIKRAEARELAKAMLAKVGLSEKLDAYPEQLSGGQQQRAAIARSLAMQPKVMLFDEVTSALDPELTGEVLKVIEQLAADGMTMVMVTHEMGFARGIADQVVFMHAGRVHEAGSASILSAPATPELAQFVGTGL from the coding sequence ATGAGCCAGGAACGCCCCATCATCGAACGCCCCACCGCTGAGCGCCCCATCGTCGTCCTCGACAAGGTCCATAAGAGTTTCGGCCCGCTCAAGGTGCTCGACGGCGTCAGCTTCACCGTCGCGCGCGGCGATGTGCTGGTGCTGATCGGCCGCTCCGGCTCCGGCAAGAGCACGGCGCTGCGCTGCATCGACCGCTTCGAGAAGATCGATTCAGGCGAAATCCGCGTCTGCGAACATCGCGTCGACGCCGCCGATATCGACCTGCGCGCGCTCCGGCAGGACGTCGGCATCGTCTTCCAGAGCTACAACCTGTTTCCGCACCTGACGATCGAGCAGAACATCACGCTGGCGCCGGTCTCGGTGAAGGGCATCAAGAGGGCCGAGGCCCGCGAGCTCGCCAAGGCCATGCTCGCCAAGGTCGGGCTGTCCGAGAAGCTCGACGCCTATCCCGAGCAGCTCTCCGGCGGCCAGCAGCAGCGCGCGGCGATCGCCCGCTCGCTCGCCATGCAGCCCAAGGTGATGCTGTTCGACGAGGTCACCTCCGCCCTCGATCCGGAGCTGACCGGCGAGGTGCTCAAGGTCATCGAGCAGCTCGCTGCCGATGGCATGACCATGGTCATGGTCACCCATGAGATGGGGTTTGCACGGGGCATCGCCGACCAGGTGGTGTTCATGCACGCCGGAAGGGTCCACGAGGCCGGAAGTGCCTCGATCCTTTCCGCACCGGCGACGCCGGAACTCGCCCAGTTCGTCGGAACCGGGCTCTAA
- a CDS encoding amino acid ABC transporter permease: MGGSLNANHLLFLGQGALWTIGLSAIALIGGGLVGFLIALARVSPSKAVRLLSGAYVQLIQGTPLLVIMFLGYFGLSALGFSITPLWAAGASLTIYVGAYFGEIWRGCIQAVPRPQWEAAEGLGLSRTQRMLKVILPQAMRIATPPTVGFMVQIIKNTSLASVVGFVELARSGQIINNSLFEPFLIYAIIALIYFALCFPISLLSRRLERRMGVGRAKLMPA, translated from the coding sequence ATGGGCGGCTCCCTCAACGCGAACCATCTCCTCTTCCTCGGCCAGGGCGCGCTCTGGACCATCGGGCTGTCGGCCATTGCGCTGATCGGCGGCGGCCTCGTCGGATTCCTGATCGCGCTCGCCCGGGTTTCGCCGAGCAAGGCCGTGCGCCTGCTCAGCGGCGCCTATGTGCAACTGATCCAGGGCACGCCGCTGCTGGTGATCATGTTCCTCGGCTATTTCGGGCTCTCGGCGCTCGGCTTCTCGATCACGCCGCTCTGGGCCGCCGGGGCATCGCTGACGATCTATGTCGGCGCCTATTTCGGCGAGATCTGGCGCGGCTGCATCCAGGCCGTGCCGCGCCCGCAATGGGAGGCGGCCGAGGGGCTGGGGCTCAGCCGCACTCAGCGCATGCTCAAGGTCATCCTGCCGCAGGCCATGCGCATCGCCACGCCGCCGACCGTCGGCTTCATGGTGCAGATCATCAAGAACACCTCGCTGGCCTCGGTCGTCGGCTTCGTCGAGCTCGCCCGCTCCGGCCAGATCATCAACAACTCGCTGTTCGAGCCCTTCCTGATCTACGCGATCATCGCCCTGATCTACTTCGCGCTCTGCTTCCCGATCTCGCTCCTCAGCCGGCGTCTCGAGCGCCGCATGGGCGTCGGCCGCGCGAAGCTGATGCCGGCCTGA
- a CDS encoding amino acid ABC transporter permease, with protein sequence MGLNLDFSVVLERWPLFLDGAVMTLQLAFMAILIGGAIGTFCAIGRGSSNRFIAALCAGYVETIRNTPLLVQIFLVYFGLASIGLKFSAFSVAAAALAINVGAYTAEIMRAGFEAIPPGQIEAAEGLALSRFQIYWHVILLPAVEKVYPSLTSQFVLLMLASSVTSQISAEELTAVANYVQSDTYRAFETYILVALAYIALSLVLRAGFWALGLVLFPRRRRLGTSL encoded by the coding sequence ATGGGTCTCAATCTCGACTTCTCCGTCGTTCTGGAGCGCTGGCCGCTCTTCCTCGACGGCGCGGTGATGACGCTGCAGCTCGCTTTCATGGCGATCCTGATCGGCGGCGCGATCGGCACGTTCTGTGCCATCGGCCGCGGCAGCAGCAATCGCTTCATCGCGGCGCTCTGCGCCGGTTATGTCGAGACGATCCGCAACACGCCGCTGCTGGTCCAGATCTTCCTGGTCTATTTCGGTCTCGCCAGCATCGGCCTCAAATTCTCGGCCTTCTCGGTGGCGGCTGCCGCATTGGCGATCAATGTCGGCGCCTATACCGCCGAGATCATGAGGGCGGGTTTCGAGGCAATTCCGCCCGGCCAGATCGAGGCGGCGGAAGGCCTCGCCCTCTCGCGCTTCCAGATTTACTGGCACGTCATCCTGCTGCCGGCGGTCGAGAAGGTCTATCCGTCGCTGACCAGCCAGTTCGTGCTGCTGATGCTGGCGTCTTCCGTCACCTCGCAGATATCGGCCGAGGAGCTGACAGCGGTCGCCAACTACGTGCAGTCCGACACCTATCGCGCCTTCGAGACCTATATCCTCGTCGCTCTCGCCTATATCGCGCTCTCGCTCGTCCTGCGCGCCGGCTTCTGGGCGCTGGGGCTCGTGCTCTTCCCGCGCCGCCGGCGCCTCGGCACGTCGCTCTAG
- a CDS encoding NAD(P)-dependent oxidoreductase, with amino-acid sequence MAGNEKGSVGFIGLGTMGREMARNLMKAGHPVVVFDIVGDAVAALVAEGAKPAKSPAEAAASADIAITMLPDTPQVEDVIYGEGGLLAAPPRGRLIVDMSTISPVAVRRMHADLKAAGTDFIDAPVSGGPLGAKNATLTIMAGGEAAAFAKAEPFFRGMGTTITHVGAPGAGQAVKLCNQLICGINIQAVCEAIALGRASGVDLEQMRSVLLGGSAASWMLDKLGPAMIAGDAGAGFRIDLMLKDLRLVQEQAQALSVPLPGTALVTSQYIEARAHGEGGNGNQALFKVYDRMTNRA; translated from the coding sequence ATGGCAGGGAACGAAAAAGGCAGCGTCGGCTTCATCGGCCTCGGCACGATGGGGCGCGAAATGGCGCGCAACCTGATGAAGGCGGGGCATCCCGTCGTCGTCTTCGACATCGTCGGCGATGCGGTGGCCGCATTGGTCGCAGAGGGTGCGAAGCCGGCGAAGAGTCCGGCCGAGGCGGCGGCGAGCGCCGATATCGCGATCACCATGCTGCCCGATACGCCGCAGGTCGAGGATGTCATCTATGGTGAGGGCGGGCTGCTAGCTGCGCCGCCACGCGGGCGTCTCATCGTCGACATGAGCACGATCTCGCCTGTCGCCGTCCGCAGGATGCATGCCGATCTCAAGGCTGCCGGGACCGATTTCATCGATGCGCCGGTTTCGGGCGGACCGCTCGGCGCCAAGAACGCGACGCTCACGATCATGGCCGGCGGCGAGGCCGCGGCCTTCGCCAAGGCAGAGCCGTTCTTCCGCGGCATGGGCACGACGATCACGCATGTCGGGGCGCCCGGCGCCGGCCAGGCGGTCAAGCTCTGCAACCAGCTGATCTGCGGCATCAACATCCAGGCCGTCTGCGAGGCGATCGCGCTCGGCCGGGCCTCCGGCGTGGATCTGGAGCAGATGCGCAGCGTGCTGCTCGGCGGCTCGGCGGCATCCTGGATGCTCGACAAGCTCGGCCCCGCGATGATCGCTGGCGATGCCGGGGCGGGCTTCCGCATCGACCTGATGCTGAAGGATCTGCGCCTCGTTCAGGAGCAGGCGCAAGCGCTCTCGGTGCCGCTGCCGGGCACCGCACTCGTCACCAGCCAGTACATCGAAGCACGGGCTCATGGCGAAGGCGGCAACGGCAATCAGGCGCTGTTCAAGGTCTATGACCGCATGACGAACCGGGCCTGA
- a CDS encoding FadR/GntR family transcriptional regulator, with amino-acid sequence MVQGMEAQGSDSASGFERVFAYLQERLLDGTLRQGERLMAERELATQLGVGRPVVREALRALHMLGIVEIRERVGTIVKRPDASMLRDFFTLALAQQAELIDDVMEARIAIECQAVRLACERATIADFERLQRALVRIGETIDDADAGGSADFDFHRAIVLASRSPTLAVLHESMSTLLARSHRSRRELVQQFSSMKSYLIDDHKRVFDTIVARDPDRAEVTLRRHFAIGDEYRRRAVTGEGDRPETLSAQGA; translated from the coding sequence ATGGTTCAGGGAATGGAAGCTCAGGGTTCCGACAGCGCGTCGGGTTTCGAGCGCGTCTTCGCCTACCTGCAGGAGCGGTTGCTCGACGGCACGCTGAGGCAGGGCGAGCGGCTGATGGCCGAACGCGAACTCGCTACTCAGCTCGGCGTCGGCCGGCCGGTCGTGCGCGAGGCGCTGCGGGCGCTGCACATGCTCGGCATCGTCGAAATCCGCGAGCGCGTCGGCACCATCGTGAAGCGGCCGGACGCCTCGATGCTGCGGGATTTCTTTACCCTCGCGCTGGCCCAGCAGGCCGAGCTCATCGACGACGTTATGGAAGCGCGCATCGCGATCGAGTGCCAAGCCGTGCGCCTGGCCTGCGAGCGCGCCACCATCGCCGATTTCGAGCGCTTGCAGCGCGCGCTGGTCCGGATCGGCGAGACGATCGACGATGCCGATGCGGGCGGCTCCGCCGACTTCGATTTCCACCGTGCCATCGTGCTGGCGTCGCGCTCGCCGACGCTCGCGGTGCTGCATGAATCCATGTCGACGCTGCTGGCGCGCTCGCACCGCAGCCGCCGCGAACTCGTCCAGCAATTCAGCTCGATGAAGAGCTACCTGATCGACGACCACAAACGCGTCTTCGACACCATCGTCGCACGCGATCCCGATCGCGCCGAGGTGACGCTGCGGCGCCATTTCGCGATCGGCGACGAATACCGGCGCCGCGCCGTCACCGGCGAGGGCGACAGGCCGGAGACGCTGAGCGCGCAGGGAGCCTGA
- a CDS encoding cation:proton antiporter yields the protein MVLFESILIIMLAAVLLSAASRRVGIPYPVVLAVAGTGIAFIPNAPEIALDPELVLALFVAPILLDAAFDTSVRDLRKRWRTVGSLVVVAVGVTTIAVAAVARWFLPDLPWAAAVALGAIVAPPDAVAATAILRRVRPPHRLVVILEGESLLNDATALLIYRVAVAAMIAGSFSPASALPTFGLVVVGSLVLGALLGSFFVRFLGRFNDPPSAIILQFITTFGVWILAEKLHLSGIITIVVYAMVLARTAPARTSARLRIPSYAVWETTVFVLQTMAFVLVGLQLRPILADLGPQRSAAYVGIALAVLATVIVVRLSWVMAYQIVAKQAGRAVAHSAGEEPPRTSTLSDGLIIAWCGMRGIVTLAAAYALPIGFPYRDLILMCAFVVVVGTLLIQGLTLPLLLKRLAPVEDRTVEHEFRMARKLALKAAIATIGDAPSEVAEAIRREYGAMLEQTRDGAEFDTAQNRFRRDALAAARDTALALRRDGTIGDDAFHRLEEELDWLELGAAPRAVE from the coding sequence ATGGTCCTGTTCGAATCGATCCTGATCATCATGCTGGCCGCCGTCCTGCTCTCGGCGGCCTCGCGTCGTGTCGGCATTCCCTATCCGGTGGTGCTGGCGGTGGCGGGAACGGGCATCGCCTTCATTCCGAACGCGCCCGAGATCGCGCTCGACCCGGAGCTGGTGCTGGCGCTCTTCGTCGCGCCGATCCTGCTCGACGCCGCCTTCGACACCTCCGTGCGGGATCTTCGCAAGAGATGGCGGACTGTCGGGAGCCTGGTCGTCGTCGCCGTGGGCGTGACGACGATCGCCGTTGCCGCCGTCGCCAGATGGTTCTTGCCGGATCTCCCCTGGGCGGCAGCGGTGGCGCTGGGCGCGATCGTCGCGCCTCCCGATGCCGTCGCCGCCACCGCCATCCTGCGGCGCGTGCGCCCGCCGCATCGCCTCGTCGTCATCCTGGAGGGGGAAAGCCTCCTCAACGATGCCACGGCGCTGCTGATCTACCGGGTTGCGGTCGCCGCTATGATCGCCGGCAGCTTCTCGCCGGCTTCCGCCCTGCCGACCTTCGGCCTCGTGGTCGTCGGGAGCCTCGTCCTCGGCGCGCTGCTCGGCTCGTTCTTCGTCCGTTTTCTCGGGCGCTTCAACGATCCGCCGAGCGCGATTATCCTCCAGTTCATCACGACCTTCGGCGTCTGGATCCTGGCCGAAAAGCTCCATCTCTCCGGCATCATCACCATCGTGGTCTATGCCATGGTGCTGGCGCGCACGGCCCCTGCCCGCACGAGCGCCCGTCTGCGCATTCCATCCTATGCGGTGTGGGAGACCACCGTGTTCGTGCTCCAGACCATGGCCTTCGTGCTGGTCGGCCTGCAATTGCGGCCGATCCTCGCCGATCTCGGCCCGCAGCGAAGCGCCGCCTATGTCGGCATCGCGCTGGCCGTCCTGGCAACGGTGATCGTCGTGCGCCTGAGCTGGGTGATGGCCTATCAGATCGTCGCGAAGCAGGCGGGCCGCGCCGTCGCCCACTCGGCCGGCGAGGAGCCGCCCCGAACCTCGACGCTGAGCGACGGCCTGATCATCGCCTGGTGCGGCATGCGCGGCATCGTCACTTTGGCGGCGGCCTATGCCCTTCCCATAGGTTTTCCCTATCGCGACCTGATCCTGATGTGCGCCTTCGTCGTCGTGGTCGGCACGCTTCTGATCCAGGGCCTCACCTTGCCGCTGCTGCTCAAGCGGCTCGCCCCGGTGGAGGACCGGACGGTCGAGCACGAATTCCGCATGGCCCGCAAGCTCGCGCTCAAGGCGGCGATCGCGACGATCGGCGACGCCCCTTCAGAGGTCGCCGAGGCGATACGCCGGGAATACGGCGCCATGCTGGAACAGACGCGCGACGGCGCGGAGTTCGACACCGCACAGAACCGATTCCGGCGCGACGCCCTCGCCGCGGCGCGCGACACGGCGCTGGCGCTGCGGCGCGACGGCACCATCGGAGACGATGCGTTCCATCGGCTCGAGGAAGAACTCGATTGGCTGGAGCTCGGCGCGGCGCCGAGGGCGGTGGAATGA
- a CDS encoding flavin monoamine oxidase family protein, producing MNSEYDVVVIGAGAAGIAAARRLAQARLSVLVVEAENRIGGRAWTIHHDGLPIDLGCGWLHSADRNPWAALAPTLGFAVDRTLPPWGRQFRNLSFTEAEQAAARAASARFEADLRHAPVETDRAADLLAAGHPWKPYLEALSSYVNGVELEALSIRDYLAYVDADTGVNWRVVKGYGSLIAAAAAELPIALGTPVTAIRADARWLAIVTETGTIRARTAIVSVPTDVLAAGVIELPHALDDWIEAASRLPLGLADKIVFHIDEPSDLEPDTQVLGNPHLSRTASYHLRPFGRPLIEGFLGGATARELEEDGAMAAFALDELSGLFGSGMRLKLKPVAQSRWARQPFARGSYSHALPGHAAARSVLARPWDERIFFAGEACSAQDFSTAHGAYRTGLDVADTILSLQRDTRSNAGGTAAG from the coding sequence ATGAACAGCGAATATGATGTCGTCGTGATCGGGGCCGGAGCCGCGGGCATCGCCGCCGCCCGGCGGCTTGCGCAGGCGCGGCTTTCCGTTCTCGTCGTCGAAGCCGAGAACCGGATCGGCGGCCGCGCCTGGACGATCCATCACGACGGGCTACCGATCGATCTCGGCTGCGGCTGGCTGCATTCAGCCGACCGGAACCCCTGGGCCGCGCTCGCCCCGACCCTCGGCTTCGCAGTCGACCGAACGCTCCCGCCCTGGGGCCGCCAGTTCCGCAATCTCAGCTTCACCGAGGCCGAGCAGGCAGCAGCACGGGCCGCCTCGGCCCGCTTCGAAGCCGATCTACGGCATGCTCCTGTCGAAACCGACCGAGCGGCCGATCTGCTGGCGGCCGGACACCCATGGAAGCCCTATCTCGAAGCCCTCAGCAGCTACGTCAACGGCGTGGAATTGGAGGCGCTGTCGATCCGCGACTACCTCGCCTATGTCGACGCCGATACCGGCGTGAACTGGCGGGTCGTCAAGGGCTATGGCAGCCTCATCGCCGCGGCTGCCGCAGAGCTGCCGATCGCACTCGGCACCCCCGTCACCGCGATCCGGGCGGATGCACGGTGGCTCGCGATCGTCACGGAAACCGGCACCATCCGGGCCCGGACAGCGATCGTCTCCGTACCCACCGACGTGCTGGCGGCCGGCGTCATCGAGCTGCCCCACGCACTCGACGACTGGATCGAGGCCGCAAGCCGGCTGCCCCTGGGGCTTGCCGACAAGATCGTCTTCCATATCGACGAACCGAGCGATCTGGAACCGGACACCCAGGTCCTCGGCAATCCCCATCTGTCCCGAACGGCGAGCTACCATTTGCGCCCGTTCGGCCGCCCGCTGATCGAGGGTTTCCTGGGCGGCGCCACGGCGCGCGAACTCGAAGAGGACGGCGCGATGGCCGCCTTCGCGCTGGATGAGCTTTCAGGCCTGTTCGGCTCCGGAATGAGGCTCAAGCTGAAGCCGGTCGCTCAATCGCGCTGGGCCCGGCAGCCCTTCGCGCGCGGTTCGTACAGCCACGCCCTCCCGGGCCATGCCGCGGCCCGATCGGTTCTGGCGCGCCCTTGGGACGAACGCATCTTCTTCGCAGGTGAAGCCTGCTCGGCGCAGGACTTCTCGACCGCTCACGGCGCCTATCGGACGGGTCTCGATGTTGCCGACACCATCCTGTCGCTGCAACGCGATACGCGCAGCAATGCCGGCGGCACAGCTGCCGGCTGA
- a CDS encoding protein adenylyltransferase SelO: protein MTAIPFDNSYARLPERFYAAVDPTAVAAPRLIKLNETLASELGLDPDWLKGPDGLAMLAGNSIADGASPIATAYAGHQFGGFSPQLGDGRAILLGEVVDREGRRRDIQLKGSGPTPFSRRGDGRAAVGPVLREYIVSEAMAALGVPTTRALAAVLTGEVVRRETLLPGAIFTRVASSHIRIGTFQFFAARRDVEALRLLADHVITRHYPGVAGSEAPYLALLEAVIAAQADLIARWMLIGFIHGVMNTDNMSIAGETIDYGPCAFMDSYDPATVFSSIDEHGRYAYGNQPPIALWNLTRLAEALLPLLSDDQERAVTIAQDALNRFNDLFQSRLVAGFRHKLGLVSEAPDDVLLIKALLETMQRGQADFTLTFRRLGDDLLEGGRRCRELFANTGEFDGWLSRWHERLQQETLSAEERQRLMHGVNPLFIPRNHRIEAVIQAAVERDDLAPFEELLAVLANPYDDQPGREAYTLPPAAHERVLATFCGT, encoded by the coding sequence ATGACCGCGATTCCGTTCGACAACTCCTATGCGCGCCTGCCCGAGCGGTTCTATGCCGCGGTCGATCCGACCGCGGTCGCCGCGCCACGGCTTATCAAACTGAACGAGACGCTGGCCTCTGAGCTTGGCCTCGATCCCGATTGGCTGAAGGGGCCGGATGGCCTTGCGATGCTAGCCGGCAACAGCATCGCCGATGGGGCAAGCCCGATCGCGACCGCTTATGCCGGCCATCAGTTCGGTGGCTTCAGCCCACAGCTCGGGGATGGTCGCGCGATCCTGCTCGGTGAGGTTGTTGATCGCGAGGGCCGGCGCCGCGACATCCAGCTCAAGGGCTCCGGCCCGACGCCGTTCTCGCGCCGGGGGGATGGCAGGGCTGCGGTCGGTCCGGTCCTGCGCGAATACATCGTCAGCGAGGCGATGGCCGCGCTCGGCGTGCCGACGACGCGTGCACTTGCCGCCGTTCTGACCGGCGAGGTCGTCAGGCGCGAGACGCTCCTGCCGGGCGCCATCTTCACCCGGGTCGCTTCCAGCCATATCCGGATCGGGACCTTCCAGTTCTTTGCGGCCCGCCGCGATGTCGAGGCCCTTCGCCTCCTGGCCGACCACGTCATCACCCGGCATTATCCGGGTGTGGCCGGCAGCGAAGCGCCGTATCTCGCCTTGCTGGAAGCCGTCATCGCCGCGCAGGCCGATCTCATCGCGCGCTGGATGCTGATCGGCTTCATCCATGGGGTGATGAACACGGACAACATGTCGATCGCGGGCGAGACGATCGACTACGGGCCGTGCGCTTTCATGGACAGCTACGATCCTGCGACCGTGTTCAGCTCCATCGACGAACACGGCCGCTACGCCTATGGCAACCAGCCGCCGATCGCGCTGTGGAACCTGACTCGCCTCGCCGAGGCGCTGCTGCCGCTGCTGTCGGATGACCAGGAGAGGGCGGTGACGATCGCGCAGGACGCGCTCAACCGATTCAACGATCTGTTCCAGAGCCGACTGGTTGCCGGTTTCCGCCACAAGCTAGGCCTCGTCAGCGAGGCGCCGGACGATGTGCTGCTCATCAAGGCGCTGCTCGAGACGATGCAACGAGGACAGGCCGATTTCACATTGACGTTCCGGAGGCTCGGTGACGACCTCCTGGAGGGCGGGCGGCGCTGTCGCGAGCTGTTTGCCAACACAGGCGAATTCGACGGCTGGCTGAGCCGCTGGCATGAGCGCCTGCAGCAGGAGACCTTGTCCGCGGAGGAGCGGCAGCGCCTGATGCACGGCGTCAATCCGCTGTTCATTCCCAGGAACCATCGAATCGAGGCGGTGATCCAGGCCGCCGTGGAGCGCGACGATCTGGCGCCGTTCGAGGAGCTGCTGGCTGTTCTGGCGAACCCCTATGACGATCAGCCCGGGCGAGAGGCCTACACGCTGCCGCCCGCCGCTCACGAGCGTGTGCTGGCGACCTTCTGCGGCACCTAG
- a CDS encoding MFS transporter — translation MSQIAASADNSALPRFFARRGIHYGWVVAAVTFLTMLVTAGAVGAPGVLIGPLHQEFGWSTSEISSAFAIRLVLFGLIGPFAAAFMNRFGVRRVAAVALTLIAAGVLGSFVMTTLWQLMLFLGVVVGFGTGLTAMVLGATVATRWFSARRGLVIGLLTASTATGQLVFLPLLASLTETLGWRSALTVVLVMLLLAAIAVLVLMRDRPSDIGLAPYGATAPAAAPPAAPATFRAMLASPLIALKDASRSGIFWALFGTFFVCGASTNGLVQTHFVSLCGDFGMAPVAAAGMLAVIGIFDFAGTVGSGWLSDRFDSRKLLFWYYGLRGLSLIYLPFTSFSFYELSIFAVFYGLDWVATVPPTVKLAADRFGERANLVFGWIFAGHQLGAATAAWGAGFSRTVYASYLPAFFIAGVLCLIAAVAIVAVREPRERDLVPAAA, via the coding sequence ATGTCGCAGATTGCCGCCTCCGCCGACAATTCGGCGCTTCCACGCTTCTTTGCTCGACGCGGCATCCACTATGGCTGGGTGGTCGCGGCGGTCACCTTCCTGACCATGCTGGTCACGGCCGGCGCCGTCGGAGCGCCGGGCGTGCTGATCGGCCCGCTGCATCAGGAGTTCGGCTGGTCGACCTCGGAGATCTCCTCCGCCTTCGCGATCCGGTTGGTGCTGTTCGGGCTGATCGGGCCGTTCGCCGCTGCGTTCATGAACCGCTTCGGCGTCAGGCGCGTCGCGGCCGTGGCCTTGACGCTGATCGCAGCCGGCGTGCTCGGCTCCTTCGTCATGACGACGCTCTGGCAGCTCATGCTGTTCCTCGGCGTCGTCGTCGGCTTTGGCACGGGGCTGACCGCCATGGTGCTGGGCGCGACGGTGGCGACACGCTGGTTCTCGGCACGGCGCGGCCTCGTGATCGGCCTGCTCACGGCCAGCACGGCGACAGGCCAGCTCGTTTTCCTCCCGCTGCTCGCCTCGCTGACGGAGACGCTTGGTTGGCGCAGCGCGCTCACGGTCGTGCTGGTGATGCTGCTGCTCGCCGCCATCGCGGTGCTGGTGCTGATGCGGGACCGGCCTTCCGACATCGGGCTTGCCCCCTATGGCGCGACGGCCCCGGCAGCCGCGCCGCCGGCGGCGCCCGCGACGTTCCGCGCGATGCTGGCCTCGCCACTGATCGCGCTGAAGGATGCCTCGCGCTCCGGCATCTTCTGGGCGCTGTTCGGCACGTTCTTCGTCTGCGGCGCCAGCACGAACGGCCTGGTGCAGACCCATTTCGTTTCGCTCTGCGGCGATTTCGGCATGGCGCCGGTGGCTGCGGCCGGCATGCTCGCGGTCATCGGCATCTTCGACTTCGCCGGCACGGTCGGCTCGGGCTGGCTGTCCGACCGTTTCGACAGCCGCAAGCTGCTGTTCTGGTATTATGGCCTGCGTGGGCTTTCGCTGATCTATCTGCCTTTCACCAGTTTCAGCTTCTACGAGCTGTCGATCTTCGCCGTGTTCTACGGGCTCGACTGGGTCGCCACCGTGCCGCCGACCGTGAAGCTCGCGGCCGATCGCTTCGGCGAGCGCGCCAATCTCGTCTTCGGCTGGATCTTCGCGGGGCACCAGCTCGGCGCCGCCACCGCGGCCTGGGGGGCGGGCTTCAGCCGCACGGTCTATGCGAGCTATCTGCCGGCCTTCTTCATTGCCGGCGTGCTCTGCCTGATCGCCGCGGTGGCGATCGTCGCGGTGCGTGAGCCGCGCGAGCGGGACCTCGTGCCGGCGGCGGCCTGA